From the genome of Faecalibacterium prausnitzii:
TTTGCTGCTATTTGCTGCGGAATTGTTCCAGCGCGGCCTTTTCGAGCCGGCTGACCTGCGCCTGGCTGATGCCGATCTCCCGCGCCACCTCCATCTGCGTTTCGCCCTTGAGGTAGCGCAGCTCCATGATCCGCTTTTCGCGCGGGGTCAGGGACGCGACGGTCTCCCGGAACTGCAGGCCGCTGATCCAGCTGTCCTCGCCGTCGGGGTCACGCACCTGGTCGATGACATACATGGCGTCGCCGCCGTCGGTATAGAGCGGCTCCTCAAGGCTGAGCGGTTCCACCACCGACTCCAGCGCCGCCGTCACCTCCCGGCGGGACAGGCCCGCCTGCTGCGCGATCTCGTTCACCGTAGGCTCCCGGCCCAGCTGCTTTTCCAGCCTCTCCCGCGCCTGCATGGCTTTATAGGCCGTATCCCGCAGCGACCGGCTGACCCGCAGGGCGTTGTTGTCCCGCAGAAAGCGGCGGATCTCGCCGATGATCATCGGGACGCCGTAGGTGGAGAACCGCACGTTCTGGGCCGGATCAAAGTTGTCAATGGCCTTGATCAGCCCGATGCAGCCTACCTGAAACAGGTCGTCGAGATTCTCGCCTCGCTGGGCGAACCGCTGCACCACGCTGAGCACCAGCCGCAGGTTGCCCTCGATCATCTGCTGGCGGGCGGCGGCGTCGCCCGCATGGACCCGCGTCAGCAGCTCCCGCTTCTGTGCTTCGGTCAGGACAGGCAGCTGTGCCGTATCCATCCCGCAGAGCTCGACTTTGTTGTACATCCGCGCCCCTCCGGTTTCGTTTTGACGTTACCGGAAGTATGGGGCGGGGGCAGGGGAATCATGCGTGGGAATTTTTGCCCGCTCAGTCCTCCAGCTTCTTTTTCAATTCCCGGATGATGCGTTTTTCGAGGCGGGAGATGTAGCTCTGGCTGATGCCGAGGGCGTCGGCGGCCTCTTTCTGGGTGCGCTCGACGCCGTCCAGCAGCCCGAAGCGCAGTTCCATGATCTGGCGCTCCCGCGGGGAGAGCAGGGCCACCGACTGCCGGAGGGTGGCCCGCTCGGCACTCTGTTCGAGCCGCTGGCTGACCAGATCCTCGTCGCTGCCGAGGATGTCGGAGAGAAGCAGCTCGTTGCCGTCGCCGTCCACGTTCAAAGGCTCGTCGATGCTGGCCTCCTGGCGGCGGTTGGAGCTTTTGCGCAGATACATCAGGATCTCGTTGCCGATGCAGCGGCTTGCGTAGGTGGCAAGTTTGATGTTCCGTTCCGGCGTGAAGGTATTGACCGCTTTGATCAGCCCGATGGTGCCGATGGAGATCATGTCCTCGGCAGGGACGCCGGTGTTCTCGTACTTTTTGGCAAGGTAGACCACCAGCCGCAGGTTGTGGGTGATGAGGTCATCCCGCGCGGCGCGGTCGCCTGCCATCATCCGGGCGAGCAGGGCTTTTTCCTGCTCCGGTGTCAGGGGCGGCGGCAGACTGGGCACCCCAGCAACATAGTGGGCGGCACCGGGGCAGACGAACAGGACGTACAGCCGACGGAAAAACGATAACAGGTGATTCAACGAAAAGCCTCCTTTTTGTGGGCGGGATTCCTGGGTGCTGCCAATGAGTGAGGGACTGAGAGGTTCAAAGGCTCATCGGAACGCAGCATCGGGTACAACGGCAGGCGAGATCAGCAGCTCCCAGCCGCCCGGCGGGGGCGGAAGGTCACAGAAGGCTGCATAGAGCGGCTGAGCCGGAGCCGAAGCCAGTATGGCCGGGACGGCGGGCAGGATGCAGTGCCCGGACACCGTGGTGCAGGGGACGAACCGCAGGCCGAGTTCGGGCGGCGGCAGGGTGGAAGGGGCCGCGAAGTAAGCGGATAAGTAGGTGTGCAGCGGGCCGGGCAGGGCGTTCTGCACGGCGGCAAAGCGCACGAGTACGACTTCCCGGCCTGAAAGCGGCTCCTGCACCGAGAAACCGGTGTCGCAGAAGGCCCGGAGTGGGAGGGATGCGCTGCCAATTTGCAGAGTGACGGGAAACGTCTGCCCGCCGTTCCGGCCCAGAAACCGCAGGATGCCCTGCACAGCCAGATACACGCCTCCGGCACAGGCCAGCAGCAGCCCCGGCGAGAGGGGAAGGTAGATGCTGAAATTGTTGGCCTGTGCGCCGGGCAGGAGCACGGCTCCTGTCAGCGCAAAATGAAGGGCTGCGAACCATGCCAGAAGCCGCAGAAAACACCGCCCGCCCGGAAACCCATAGCCAAGCAGGACGATGCCGACCCCGGAGGCCAGCTGATACCCGACTGACACCGGCCACGGCAGGGCAGGGGCCAGCAGGATGAGGGAGGCTGCCGCCCCGGCCAGCGCCCCGCCTACGACCCGCCCGCCCGACGTGCTCACGCCGCACAACAGGCCCGCCGCCAGCAGAAACAGCGCGGTCGTGAGAAAATTGACCAGCAGAAGAACATCGAGATAGATCACGGCCCGGATAAGCCCCGCCCCCTTTTGGGAGATTATAGCAGGAGGAGGACGAAAAATTTGCAGGAAACGGGGGAGCTGTCTGCGAAGCAGACTGAGAGGTTCATTCCCAATGCCTCTCCCTTTGGGAGAGCTGGCGCGTACCGCCTGAAAGCTTTTTTCATAAATTTTCGAAAAAGACTTGCAAAATATAGGCAAAAGAGGTATAATCCTACTCGCAGCAGCTTTTACCGCTGTAAAGCTCTGGATATATGCCTCTTTAGCTCAGTCGGTTAGAGCACCTGACTGTTAATCAGGGTGTCGCCTGTTCGAGTCAGGCAAGAGGCGCCAACAAATCGGCGGCGGGGATCACACCTGCCGCCTTTTTCATGGATGCAGGCTGTAACTATTTTGTGACATTTTTCACATTTTCTTCAAAATTAACGGTTTCTTAAAAAATGTCCTCTTGAAGAAGCTGTCAGATTGTGGTATACTGCATCTAAGCTTTAGGAAGTTTCCTGAAGCGTTTGGTAGATCAAAGGGTAGGCGCTCCCTTCTTTTTGATAGCAGCTTGGCCTCTGCTTTGCCCTGGTTCTCCGCAGGGCAGGGCAAAGCAGAGGGCTATGTGCTGCTTTTGATGGAGCGTGACAGAACCTTTTCTCCTGCGTCAAAATCTGCATCCTGTCTGCTGTCTGCGTGATGCGTACAAAGTCTTACTTGTACATTTCCGCACAATGTGCTAGAATATGGAAGGCAGTTTTGAATATTAGAACACAGAGAAGAGATCGTTTCCGAAGGTTGTCGGTCTCTTGTAAAGGAAACATCTATGCGTTATACCTATGTGCGGCAGCACGACACGACCGACTGTGCAGCTGCCAGTCTCGCAATGGTGTGCCTCCATTACAAAAAGGAAATCACCATCACCCGCTTACGCGATATGATGGGAACCGACATGAAGGGCACGAACCTCGTGGGCCTGCAGAAAGCCGCCAATGAGCTTGGCTTCAACACGGCCGCCGTCCGAGTGGACCGCGAGAATTTTCTGAGTGATTTCACACTTCCCTGCATTGCGCAGGTCATCACCGACCAGGGTCTGACCCACTTTGTGGTCATCTTCAAGAAGACCACGATCAAGGACGATGATGCCCGCCGCAAGCATGTGTTGAAGGAAGAAGAAAAAAAGGCTGACACTTCCAAGAAGTACAAGTGCAAGGATTACGTCGTCATCGGCGACCCTGCCAAGGACCTCGAAAAGATCAGCCTGGACGACTTCTATAAAAACTTCACCGGCGTTCTGCTGCTGATGAACCCCACATCGGAGTTCAAGGGCGGCAAGGCAAAGAAAGCTGGCACCAGCATCAACGGCACCAGCACCGATGCAAACGCCAAGGGGGATAAGAACACCGGCAAATACCACATGCTCAAGCGGTATGTCGACCTGCTCTGGCCCCAGAAAAAACTTTTTCTTTATGCAATCCTCTGTTCGGTGATCCTTACGGTCATCGGCATCGTCTCCACAGTGTTCAACAAAGCACTGATGGATGAAGTGCTTCCGTATGGGTTGAAGAACTTACTCGTCACCCTGATCCTCGTGTTCAGCGTGGTCAACCTCACGAGCAACCTGCTCAGCACGGTTCGCCAGTGGATCTTGATCTTCCTGTCCATCCGGATCGACATTCCGCTGATGCTGGGCTACTTCGAGCATGTGTACAAACTGCCGATGAAGTTCTTCGCAACGCGGAAGACCGGTGAAATCACCACCCGTTACTCCGATGCAAGCACCATCAAATCGGTCCTGACCAACATCGCGATGACCATCGTGATGGACGTGGTGATGGCCGTAGGCGTTGGCATCGTGCTGTTCCGGATGAACTCCTCGCTGTTCTCGCTCACCCTGTTCAGCACCGCGCTGAGCCTGCTCCTCGTCATCATCTTCAAGCAGCCGTACAAGCGGATCAATGAAGAGACGATGCAGCAGTCCGCAATGTTGAACAGCCGGATGATCGAGAGCCTGCGCGGCATTGAGACCATCAAGTGCAATGCCTGCGAAGACCGCGAGCTGGAAGCTCTGGAACGCGAGTACATCAAGAGCCTGAAGATCAGCCTCCGATCCAGCAAGATCAGCACCGGCCAGTCTCTGGTGTCGATGGTGATCTCTACCCTGCTGAATATGGTGACCACTTACGTGGGCATCATGCAGGTGTTGAATGGTGAGCTGACACTGGGCGGCTATATGGCATTCACCACGCTGTCTGGTTACTTTACTTCTCCGGTGAGCGACCTGATCTCGATGCAGATGTCGATTCAGGAAGCCGATATCTCCATGAAGCGCCTGACCGAGATCATGGATTATGAATCCGAGCAGGCCGAAGATGAAGAGCACACCGAGATGGAACAGATCGAAGGCGACATCGAATTCAAAGATGTCACGTTCCGATATGGCAACCGCAGCCCCGCGCTGAATCACATCTCCTTCACCATCCCGCAGGGACAGAAGGTGGCGCTGGTCGGCAGCAGCGGCAGCGGCAAATCGACCATCACCAAACTCCTGCTCAAGTATTATGAGCCGGAGAGCGGCGAGATTGATGTGAACGGTATCAACCTCGATGAGTATACCAACGCATCGGTACGTCGTGCGATCTCTTACGTCCCGCAGAATGTCGAGCTGTTCAGCAAGACTCTGTTTGAGAATATCCGGATCTCGCGTCCGGAAGCCACCCTTGAACAGGTCAAGGACGCCGCCAAGAAGGCAGATGCACATGAGTTCATCCGCAAGCTGCCGCTGCAGTACAACACCTATCTGGAGGAAGCCGGCAACGGCTTGTCCGGTGGTGAGAAGCAGCGCATTGCCCTGGCTCGTGCCTTCCTGAAGGACTCGAACCTCTACATTCTGGACGAATCGACCAGCAGCCTGGACTTTGGCACAGAGAATACCATTTTTGATATGATCTACAACCAGCTGGCTGATAAGTCGATGCTCATCGTGGCACACCGCCTGTCCACTGTTCGTGACTGCGACCAGATCCTGGTCATGGATCACGGTGAGATCGTGGAGCGCGGCACACACGATGAACTGCTGGCAAAACAGGGCAAGTATTACGAGCTTTGGAACTTGCAGCAGGGCATCTTCCGCCGCAAGAAGGAAGAGCCGAAACCCGTTGCTCACGCTGCAGTGGTCGAGGAAGACGACGATGGCGGCGAGGCGATCACTTATTAAGTTGCAATCGAGTGCGCACTCGATTACATAAAAATGGCTTTGGATGGTTGCGCAGCCTGAAGAAGTCTTAAATTCGATTCAATCATTTGAAGGGAGTAATTCATTATGATGATGCCTGCAAACTACTCTGTTATCGCAGAGAACGAGATGACCTATGTTGTTGGTGGTGGCGTGATCGAGGCTATCGGCGCTGTTACCGCTCCGATCTGGACTGCTGCTAACGTCAAGACCTTCAACACCAACATTGTTACCCTGGTGGGCAACGCTTTTGTTGACAACTTCGTCCACGGCACCGTTGGCTATGTCTTCTCTGAGGGCGCTTCTTGGAAGGGCCTGGGCGAGAGCCTGAAGGGCACCTTCGTTGCTAAGAATGGCCAGGCTGGTGAGACCTTCGCTAAGGTTCTGGGCAACGTTGCTGCTATCTACAACCTGGGCAACGCTACCGTTGCTAACAAGGCTGGCGACGTTAAGCTGTTCAAGTCCACTCCTTCCGCTAAGTACACCTTTAAGGATGCGGATGGCAATGTCGTTGGCTCTATTTGGTAATTAACCAAGCCTGAATAGGTAGAGTATTTCATTTGCACCGCCCTACATTGTAGGCGGGGCTGATGATAATGCCTCGTAATGGTGTGCCAGGAGGCGTAAGCCTTCTGGCACACCTTATTTTTATAAGGTCACTTATTATATCCCCTTGAAAAGCGTGGATGCAGACGGTCTGTCTGCGGCACCGGAGGAGTGTAATAGGTGATCGTGTGTGGAAAAAATTTGGGCCTCGTAGGAAAAGGGAGAGCGAACCCTCTCAGTCAAAGCCTGCGGCTTTGCCAGCTCTCCCAAAGGGAGAGCTTTTGGACGGAGTGAGAAACCTCACGGCACCGAAAAAACCTCTCCCCTTGGGAGAGGTGGCATTGCGAAGCAATGACGGAGAGGGCAAGGACGCTTGCGGGAGGCGAGCCCTCTCAGTCAAAGCCTAGCGGCTTTGCCAGCTCTCCCAAAGGGAGAGCTTTAAGACGGAGCGAAAAACCTCACGGCACCGAAAAACCTCTCCCCTTGGGAGAGGTGGCATTGCGAAGCAATGACGGAGAGGGTGAGGACGCTGGCGGGAGGCGAGCCCTCTCAGTCAAAGCCTAGCGGCTTTGCCAGCTCTCCCAAAGGGAGAGCTTTAAGACGGAGTGAGAAACCTCACGGCACCGAAAAAAACTCTCCCCTTGGGAGAGGTGGCATTGCGAAGCAATGACGGAGAGGGTGAGGACGCTGGCGGGAGGCGAACCCTCTCAGTCAAAGCCTGCGGCTTTGCCAGCTCTCCCAAAGGGAGAGCTTTTGGACGGAGTGAGAAACCTCACGGCACCGAAAAACCTCTCCCCTTGGGAGAGGTGGCATTGCGAAGCGATGACGGAGAGGGCAAGGCCGTCAGCAAGAAGAAAGGCGTTTTCCATGAAGGAGACGACGGTTGTTAAGAACTACAAAATGCTGCCCACGGCCCGAAGGCTGCGCCGCGAAATGACACCGCAGGAAAAGACCCTTTGGTATCAATTTTTGCGTACCTATCCTATAAAAATCTACAAACAGCGGATCATAGAGTCCTTTGTGGTAGATTTTTACTGCGCCCAAGCGCGATTGGTGATTGAATTGGACGGCGCACAGCATTATACTGAACAGGGGAAGGCTTATGACCAGGAGCGAAGCCAGATCCTGCGGGAGTATGGGCTGTATGTGCTGCGCTTTTCAAACCGGGAGATCGAAACGCAATTCCCAGAAGTGTGCCAGAAGATCCGCCAGACCATAGAAGCCAGACGCTGATATTTTCCATAGACGATGACCTATTGCAAAATCTAAAGAAACAGGTGGACGATACCATGAGAGAAATTCAAGTTGCAGAACACAAGACCCTGAAGCTGACCAATGTGCTGTCGCGCAAGGTGGAAGTTGAGGATATGGGCAATCTGGCCATTGTGCTGACCCAGATGCAGAACTTTATCCGCAGCCATGACGCCATGCCGGTTGGCCCCATCGTGCAGTGCGTGAAGATGCGCAAGGGCCCCAACCCCACGGCGGAGATCTACTTCATGCAGCAGGTCAACCAGCTGATCCCCCGGCTGGACCCCGGCTACCAGATGGACGCTCTGCTGCGGGTGCGCAACTGCCTGTATGCCCACTACACCGGCCCCATGAGCTACAGCAACCTCGCCAGCCAGAAACTGGATATCTATGCGTTCGAGCATGAGATCGAGACGACCGGCGATTCGTACACCGTCTATGTCAATCAGGACGACGACAACGGTGTGCTCGACGTCTTTATGGAGACCAAGTGATTATGACGACCATTCAGAACCTTTCCGACCTGCAGGATCGCCGCATCATGATGGAAAAGCGTGTGCCGCCCTTTGGCTACGCGATGATCCTTCTGGTGGCGGGCCTGCTGGTCTTCCTGACCATCTGGAGCACCCAGAACTACCGCACCTACGTCAGCCAATCGGCCGGCACGGTGCAGGCAAGCAACAAGACCTATATCATGTCCAGCTATTCCGGCTCCATCACCGAGCTCAACATCTCGGAGGGCAGCTATGTCAACGAGGGCGACCTCATCGCCCATGTCAAGAGCACCGACATCGACATGCAGCAGGACAGCTACAAGAGCCAGCTGGAGATCTATCAGAAGCAGAAGGCGCAGTACGAAAAGCTGCTGAAGTCCATTCAGGACGACACGAACTATTTCAGCGAGACCGACCTGGACGACCAGCCCTACTATTACCAGTACGAGAGCTACAAGAGCCAGGTGCAGCAGAAGGCTTTTGACGCTTCGCCCTATCAGGCGGCGGGCTACTCCGACGAGCAGATCAAGGCCCTGATGGAGCAGAACCAGAGCGAGATCGAGGCGCTGTACTACTCTACGCTGCAGTCCATCACCAGCAATCTGACCAGTGTGCAGACCAACATCGACAACATTCAGGCCCAGCTGGATACGCTGGCAAGCGGCGCGAACGATTACTACATCTATGCGCCCACGTCCGGCGTCATCCACATGGACACCCCCTATAAGGTGGGTATGGTGCTGAGCGCCGGTTCGGCACTGGCCACCGTGGCCAGCGAGAACAGCGATCAGGAGATCGTGGCGGCCCTGACCGTCAGCGACCGACCGCTCATCAACGTGGGCGACCCCTGCAAGATCGCCATCACCGGCCTGTCGGAGTATTCCTACGGCAACCTGACCGGCACGGTGACTTCCATTGACAGCGACGTGACCTCCACTGAGGCCGGCTCGTACTACAAGATGACCATCAAGCCCAACAGCACCTACGTGGTGAGCAACAGCGGCGACAAGGTCGATCTGGCCAACGGCATGAGCGTGACCGCCCGTGTCGAGTACGACAAGCTGACTTACTTTGAATATGTCATGGAGGCCCTGGGCGTTTTGTTCCGTTAAACAGCGTCCGCAAACTCAACGCCCAAAGAGGTACGATAGAATGAAACTGAACCTGAAACAGCTGGCCGTAAGCGCCGCCCTGCTGGGCCTGCTGGCCGCAGGCGCAGCGCTGCCCGCAGCCGCAGCCAGCCCCATTTCTGCCCCGGCTGCCATCACCTTCCCGTGGAGCCCTGTGGCGGCCGAGAGCGTGGAAACAGGGGACTATGCCCCCACCATGACCGTTGGCACGGCCCAGCAGCTTTCGCCGGTGGTCCAGCCGCAGAAAGCCGCCAGCCGCAACGGCGTGAGCTACGTTTCCGATAACCCGAACATCGTTTCGGTCGGGGAGGACGGCGTGGCGCAGGCGGTGGGTCTGGGCACGGCGAACATCACGGCCACCTGTGGCGATGTCAGCTGCACCTACACCATCACCACCCAGCCCGACAGCTCGATGATCGCGACCGAGATGGACATCACGCTGGCGTCCAGCACCATTGCCGTGGGCGACACCACGTCGCTCTCGCTGGCGGTGCTGCCCACCACGGCAGCAAATTATATCAGTGTCTCGCTGAGCTCCTCCGACCCCGGTGTGGCCACTGTGAACAACTTCGGCAAAGTGACCGGTGTGGCCCCCGGCAAGGCGACCATCACGGCCACCGCTGGGGATGTGACCTGCTCGGCAACCGTGACCGTCGTGGCGGCCTCCTCCAGCTCGGCGTCCACCGGCCCGGTGGAGTCCATCTCCCTGAATACGAACTACATGGTGCTCAAGCCGGGCGCTTCCGGCACCATCACCGGCTCGGTGGCCCCCTCTTCGGCCTCCCAGAAGCTGACCTTTACCAGCAAGGATAAGAAGATCGCCACCG
Proteins encoded in this window:
- a CDS encoding Ig-like domain-containing protein; this encodes MKLNLKQLAVSAALLGLLAAGAALPAAAASPISAPAAITFPWSPVAAESVETGDYAPTMTVGTAQQLSPVVQPQKAASRNGVSYVSDNPNIVSVGEDGVAQAVGLGTANITATCGDVSCTYTITTQPDSSMIATEMDITLASSTIAVGDTTSLSLAVLPTTAANYISVSLSSSDPGVATVNNFGKVTGVAPGKATITATAGDVTCSATVTVVAASSSSASTGPVESISLNTNYMVLKPGASGTITGSVAPSSASQKLTFTSKDKKIATVNGSGVVTGVATGATSIIVSNGKVSSSVTVIVNRTASASSSGTDSTGEGTAPAETDPIVASIENAASDTISYPQSQVPVLTTAMLNALRTTGRTLVLEAEDYTLTVDGSTIRNTTSEVNTALTFAPDEYGLRFTLNEGEAMPCGVTITMTGENAGYSRLYLHNTVSGKWQFLNSYKDGVAHADVAGEYLLTNQNLRFTSINWTFFIGAGILVVACLIAYVAVKKRYWFW
- a CDS encoding peptidase domain-containing ABC transporter, whose amino-acid sequence is MRYTYVRQHDTTDCAAASLAMVCLHYKKEITITRLRDMMGTDMKGTNLVGLQKAANELGFNTAAVRVDRENFLSDFTLPCIAQVITDQGLTHFVVIFKKTTIKDDDARRKHVLKEEEKKADTSKKYKCKDYVVIGDPAKDLEKISLDDFYKNFTGVLLLMNPTSEFKGGKAKKAGTSINGTSTDANAKGDKNTGKYHMLKRYVDLLWPQKKLFLYAILCSVILTVIGIVSTVFNKALMDEVLPYGLKNLLVTLILVFSVVNLTSNLLSTVRQWILIFLSIRIDIPLMLGYFEHVYKLPMKFFATRKTGEITTRYSDASTIKSVLTNIAMTIVMDVVMAVGVGIVLFRMNSSLFSLTLFSTALSLLLVIIFKQPYKRINEETMQQSAMLNSRMIESLRGIETIKCNACEDRELEALEREYIKSLKISLRSSKISTGQSLVSMVISTLLNMVTTYVGIMQVLNGELTLGGYMAFTTLSGYFTSPVSDLISMQMSIQEADISMKRLTEIMDYESEQAEDEEHTEMEQIEGDIEFKDVTFRYGNRSPALNHISFTIPQGQKVALVGSSGSGKSTITKLLLKYYEPESGEIDVNGINLDEYTNASVRRAISYVPQNVELFSKTLFENIRISRPEATLEQVKDAAKKADAHEFIRKLPLQYNTYLEEAGNGLSGGEKQRIALARAFLKDSNLYILDESTSSLDFGTENTIFDMIYNQLADKSMLIVAHRLSTVRDCDQILVMDHGEIVERGTHDELLAKQGKYYELWNLQQGIFRRKKEEPKPVAHAAVVEEDDDGGEAITY
- the sigK gene encoding RNA polymerase sporulation sigma factor SigK, yielding MLSFFRRLYVLFVCPGAAHYVAGVPSLPPPLTPEQEKALLARMMAGDRAARDDLITHNLRLVVYLAKKYENTGVPAEDMISIGTIGLIKAVNTFTPERNIKLATYASRCIGNEILMYLRKSSNRRQEASIDEPLNVDGDGNELLLSDILGSDEDLVSQRLEQSAERATLRQSVALLSPRERQIMELRFGLLDGVERTQKEAADALGISQSYISRLEKRIIRELKKKLED
- a CDS encoding HlyD family secretion protein — translated: MTTIQNLSDLQDRRIMMEKRVPPFGYAMILLVAGLLVFLTIWSTQNYRTYVSQSAGTVQASNKTYIMSSYSGSITELNISEGSYVNEGDLIAHVKSTDIDMQQDSYKSQLEIYQKQKAQYEKLLKSIQDDTNYFSETDLDDQPYYYQYESYKSQVQQKAFDASPYQAAGYSDEQIKALMEQNQSEIEALYYSTLQSITSNLTSVQTNIDNIQAQLDTLASGANDYYIYAPTSGVIHMDTPYKVGMVLSAGSALATVASENSDQEIVAALTVSDRPLINVGDPCKIAITGLSEYSYGNLTGTVTSIDSDVTSTEAGSYYKMTIKPNSTYVVSNSGDKVDLANGMSVTARVEYDKLTYFEYVMEALGVLFR
- the sigG gene encoding RNA polymerase sporulation sigma factor SigG, whose product is MYNKVELCGMDTAQLPVLTEAQKRELLTRVHAGDAAARQQMIEGNLRLVLSVVQRFAQRGENLDDLFQVGCIGLIKAIDNFDPAQNVRFSTYGVPMIIGEIRRFLRDNNALRVSRSLRDTAYKAMQARERLEKQLGREPTVNEIAQQAGLSRREVTAALESVVEPLSLEEPLYTDGGDAMYVIDQVRDPDGEDSWISGLQFRETVASLTPREKRIMELRYLKGETQMEVAREIGISQAQVSRLEKAALEQFRSK
- a CDS encoding endonuclease domain-containing protein, with the translated sequence MKETTVVKNYKMLPTARRLRREMTPQEKTLWYQFLRTYPIKIYKQRIIESFVVDFYCAQARLVIELDGAQHYTEQGKAYDQERSQILREYGLYVLRFSNREIETQFPEVCQKIRQTIEARR
- a CDS encoding sigma-E processing peptidase SpoIIGA, whose amino-acid sequence is MIYLDVLLLVNFLTTALFLLAAGLLCGVSTSGGRVVGGALAGAAASLILLAPALPWPVSVGYQLASGVGIVLLGYGFPGGRCFLRLLAWFAALHFALTGAVLLPGAQANNFSIYLPLSPGLLLACAGGVYLAVQGILRFLGRNGGQTFPVTLQIGSASLPLRAFCDTGFSVQEPLSGREVVLVRFAAVQNALPGPLHTYLSAYFAAPSTLPPPELGLRFVPCTTVSGHCILPAVPAILASAPAQPLYAAFCDLPPPPGGWELLISPAVVPDAAFR